The Hyphococcus flavus genome contains a region encoding:
- a CDS encoding M23 family metallopeptidase, producing MRRPLILLFSAIALPVAAQTPAAKGVYRLPYPDGTQVNIGNDHTTHSPTRNRLDMSASTAGQTIVAAAAGVVRIVVDDNNTVCLPTPSSSLLAFDQDDDDSISDFELLAAYNASSSNRTTIQNAFTARCNAFSTSSARCCIRSVEDPLPQNCAWMGAPAGTTCGAGTDGNGPNNYIWIEHPNGEWTKYTHIQTNSALVSEGQNIVAGTPLGIEGDVGIATGRHVHFEVAGIESADEIGAQGWLNDVDNVGNRNLRNRVPTFCQVGVVEQGQSETAAKCDDLCGNASESVSGATTSGNSPRLVQATNTVTSTSTVGANSGLALRAGQKITLQPGFSATNGGFFAAEIGACDAPGGTGDG from the coding sequence ATGAGACGGCCTCTTATCCTTCTCTTCTCAGCGATCGCACTGCCCGTTGCCGCGCAGACGCCAGCCGCTAAGGGCGTATATCGTTTGCCCTATCCTGATGGAACGCAGGTCAACATCGGAAACGACCACACAACCCATTCGCCAACACGCAACCGTCTTGACATGAGTGCGTCAACGGCAGGCCAAACAATCGTCGCCGCCGCAGCAGGCGTCGTCCGCATTGTTGTGGACGATAATAATACTGTTTGTCTGCCCACCCCTTCTTCTAGCCTGTTAGCTTTTGATCAGGACGATGACGATAGTATTTCCGATTTTGAACTGTTGGCGGCTTACAACGCTTCGTCTTCAAACCGGACAACGATCCAAAATGCATTCACAGCACGTTGTAATGCTTTTTCTACTTCAAGTGCACGATGTTGCATCCGCTCTGTGGAAGATCCCCTACCGCAAAACTGCGCCTGGATGGGCGCTCCGGCAGGGACAACGTGCGGCGCAGGAACTGACGGCAATGGCCCGAACAATTACATCTGGATAGAACACCCGAATGGCGAGTGGACAAAGTACACGCATATCCAGACCAATAGCGCTCTTGTGTCTGAGGGCCAGAATATTGTTGCGGGAACGCCACTCGGTATCGAAGGCGATGTCGGAATCGCTACTGGCCGTCATGTGCATTTTGAAGTTGCAGGTATTGAAAGCGCCGATGAGATCGGAGCCCAAGGCTGGCTTAATGATGTTGACAATGTCGGCAATCGGAATTTGCGCAACCGGGTTCCGACCTTTTGCCAGGTTGGGGTTGTTGAACAAGGTCAATCCGAAACAGCGGCGAAATGTGATGACCTTTGCGGCAATGCGAGTGAATCGGTTAGCGGCGCGACGACATCAGGCAATTCACCGCGTTTGGTGCAGGCGACAAATACCGTCACATCAACTTCAACAGTTGGGGCGAATAGCGGCCTAGCCTTACGGGCAGGTCAAAAAATCACGCTGCAACCTGGGTTTAGTGCAACCAATGGCGGTTTTTTCGCTGCTGAAATCGGCGCCTGCGACGCACCAGGCGGCACAGGTGACGGATAA
- a CDS encoding pyridoxamine 5'-phosphate oxidase family protein, whose translation MAEFFDRLQDDHKKFIANQPMFFVATAAADGRINLSPKGQDTFRVFSDTTCAYLDLTGSGNETAAHIKRDGRITVMFNSFDKKPLILRLYGRGRAVASGEETFVTHQAMFPELPGARQIIFIDIESVQTSCGYAVPEMSFVSERHVLRKWSTAKGEDGIRDYWREKNTTSIDGFETGLLVDKE comes from the coding sequence ATGGCGGAGTTTTTCGACCGGCTGCAGGATGACCATAAAAAGTTTATCGCAAATCAACCGATGTTTTTTGTGGCGACTGCAGCCGCCGATGGCCGCATAAACCTTTCACCCAAAGGGCAGGATACATTTCGCGTTTTTAGTGACACTACATGCGCTTACCTCGATCTCACAGGCAGCGGTAATGAAACAGCCGCTCACATAAAAAGAGATGGGCGCATCACGGTCATGTTCAATAGTTTTGACAAGAAGCCGTTGATATTGCGGCTTTACGGGCGCGGTAGAGCGGTGGCGAGTGGAGAGGAAACGTTTGTGACGCATCAGGCAATGTTTCCGGAGTTACCCGGCGCCCGGCAGATTATATTTATCGATATCGAGTCGGTTCAAACCAGTTGCGGTTACGCCGTTCCGGAAATGAGCTTTGTCAGCGAGCGCCACGTGTTGCGCAAATGGTCTACTGCGAAGGGCGAGGACGGTATTCGCGACTATTGGCGTGAAAAAAACACGACCAGCATTGACGGTTTTGAAACAGGCCTGCTGGTCGATAAGGAATAA
- a CDS encoding leucyl aminopeptidase, translating to MQIAFSTAALPKTGAIVIPVFEDGGKPKAYDDLDKATDGALARAEKSLAFKAKKGKILEVVAPAGIGNSRIILIGAGASKGFSPLDAEALGGNAAARLLSGRDKNAVIALTGLTVKKLANDEFAARVAIGAKMKSYRFDKYRTKEEKDDKPMLAKVTVQTAAAKAKETFAAYDAVNDGVFLTRNLVSEPANILYPDSFAKQCQALSKLGVKVKVLGEAEMKKLGMGSLLGVGEGSARESKLVAMEWLGGKKGEAPVAFVGKGVTFDTGGISLKPAPNMEDMKWDMGGAGAVTGAMAAIAGRKAKANVIGVVGLVENMPDGKAQRPGDVVKSMSGQTIEVLNTDAEGRLVLADALWWTQETYKPKAVIDLATLTGAIIIALAHEFAGMFTKDDKLAKQLDAAGETSGDKLWRMPLTQAHDEMIKSEIADMQNIGGKGAGSSSAAAFLGRFIKDGVSWAHLDIAGMAWNQKDKPTCPKGGSGFGVRLLDEYVRANHEG from the coding sequence ATGCAAATCGCTTTTTCCACCGCCGCTTTGCCGAAAACAGGCGCAATTGTCATTCCTGTTTTTGAGGATGGCGGCAAGCCTAAAGCCTATGATGATCTAGACAAGGCAACTGACGGCGCGCTTGCGCGCGCAGAAAAGTCATTAGCATTTAAGGCGAAAAAGGGAAAAATTCTGGAAGTCGTGGCGCCCGCCGGCATTGGAAACAGCCGGATCATTTTAATCGGGGCGGGGGCTTCAAAAGGCTTCTCACCGCTTGACGCGGAAGCCTTGGGCGGAAATGCCGCCGCGCGTCTGCTTTCGGGACGGGATAAAAATGCTGTAATCGCCCTGACGGGGCTTACAGTCAAAAAACTCGCAAATGATGAATTCGCCGCGCGTGTCGCCATCGGCGCGAAGATGAAGTCGTACCGCTTTGATAAATATCGCACGAAAGAAGAAAAAGACGATAAGCCGATGCTGGCGAAAGTTACTGTTCAGACGGCGGCTGCAAAAGCGAAAGAAACTTTTGCGGCCTATGATGCAGTGAATGATGGTGTTTTCTTGACGCGAAACCTTGTTTCAGAGCCAGCCAACATTCTTTACCCGGACTCTTTCGCTAAACAATGCCAGGCGCTGTCGAAGCTGGGCGTAAAAGTGAAAGTGCTTGGTGAGGCCGAGATGAAAAAACTCGGTATGGGATCGCTTCTCGGTGTCGGCGAAGGCTCTGCGCGTGAGAGCAAGCTCGTCGCCATGGAGTGGCTTGGCGGCAAAAAAGGCGAGGCGCCTGTCGCCTTTGTCGGCAAGGGGGTTACTTTTGACACTGGCGGCATCTCTTTAAAGCCCGCGCCGAATATGGAAGACATGAAGTGGGACATGGGCGGCGCCGGCGCGGTTACAGGGGCAATGGCGGCGATTGCTGGGCGGAAAGCCAAGGCGAACGTTATTGGCGTTGTCGGGCTTGTCGAGAACATGCCTGACGGTAAGGCGCAGCGTCCCGGCGATGTCGTGAAGTCTATGTCGGGACAGACGATCGAAGTTTTGAATACGGATGCCGAGGGCCGTCTTGTCCTCGCGGACGCTCTTTGGTGGACACAGGAGACTTACAAGCCAAAGGCTGTCATTGATTTAGCGACGCTGACTGGTGCGATCATCATTGCTCTAGCCCACGAATTCGCGGGCATGTTCACAAAGGATGACAAGCTCGCAAAACAGCTCGACGCAGCGGGGGAGACGAGCGGGGACAAGCTCTGGCGCATGCCTCTTACACAAGCACACGATGAGATGATCAAGTCGGAGATTGCAGACATGCAAAATATTGGCGGCAAGGGCGCCGGATCTTCATCCGCCGCGGCATTCCTTGGCCGGTTTATCAAGGACGGCGTGTCCTGGGCCCATCTTGATATTGCCGGGATGGCCTGGAACCAGAAAGATAAACCGACATGCCCGAAAGGTGGATCTGGTTTTGGCGTGCGCCTTCTTGATGAGTATGTTCGCGCTAATCACGAAGGGTAA